In one Bacillus sp. PK3_68 genomic region, the following are encoded:
- a CDS encoding DUF2935 domain-containing protein has translation MVKSYAETAKFEHEFWLQILGDHARFIHDSLAPTEQRDIKLAHHFIQAFDQLLESVRRGTDDLLALSRLAEGETKKLRALKLDLIRRHLIGKVSIHLSPTFISHMVNELDEYIRLLNDLKIGEVPPIYHALHHHLLWLLDAAGHAGAISDNMDQIEKKIKQKSDSFTKDFEAFYLKAVEMTGFLRTALSTFPALDRFNQDTSLEIKLFMNFLREIEELEISKEALGTFAPLMADHMMREECYYLMKLAESTGLQMPSCDPTKPRINE, from the coding sequence ATGGTCAAGTCGTATGCTGAAACGGCTAAGTTTGAACATGAATTTTGGTTGCAAATATTAGGTGATCATGCCCGCTTCATTCACGATTCGCTTGCTCCAACTGAACAACGGGATATCAAACTGGCCCATCACTTCATCCAAGCTTTTGACCAGCTGTTGGAGAGCGTTCGAAGAGGAACAGATGATTTACTGGCGCTCAGCAGGCTGGCTGAGGGAGAAACAAAAAAGCTAAGAGCACTCAAACTCGATCTTATACGCAGACATCTTATAGGAAAAGTGTCCATCCATCTAAGTCCCACTTTTATTAGCCATATGGTGAATGAACTTGACGAATATATACGCCTATTAAATGACTTGAAAATAGGAGAAGTTCCTCCAATTTATCACGCGCTCCATCACCATTTATTGTGGCTGCTAGATGCAGCAGGCCACGCTGGTGCCATATCAGATAACATGGATCAGATTGAAAAGAAAATTAAGCAAAAAAGCGACAGCTTTACAAAGGATTTTGAAGCTTTTTACTTAAAAGCAGTAGAAATGACGGGATTCTTGCGGACCGCCCTTTCTACCTTTCCTGCATTGGATCGTTTTAACCAAGATACTTCTCTGGAAATAAAGCTATTTATGAATTTTCTCCGGGAAATTGAAGAACTGGAGATTAGTAAAGAAGCACTCGGAACATTCGCCCCGCTTATGGCTGACCATATGATGAGGGAAGAATGCTACTATTTAATGAAGCTCGCTGAGTCTACGGGACTGCAAATGCCAAGCTGCGATCCAACAAAGCCAAGAATAAATGAATAG
- a CDS encoding ABC transporter permease, whose protein sequence is MVRLIQNEWIKIFKRPGTYVMIGLLILMAGTFAGFTKYDESRQKETPDWQQIIKAETAGYEKELQEDTGMSKDRKEYLQGQIKVNDYRLEHNVPIDTKTNMLSFIEGNSDLLSFAGLFMIIIAGGIVASEYTWGTVKLLLIRPISRTKILFSKYLAVVLFGLFMISVLFLVSALIGAVLFGTSGESAHLAYEGGKVVEQSMFLYLLKVYVLKSVDVFMLATMAFMISAVFRSSSLAIGMSLFLLFVGMNVTMIIAMKYEWAKYLLFANTNLMQFESGQPLVEGMTPGFSLAVLAVYYILFQLLAFTTFAKRDVAA, encoded by the coding sequence ATGGTACGCTTAATTCAAAACGAGTGGATTAAGATTTTTAAACGGCCTGGCACCTATGTCATGATCGGGTTGCTAATTCTCATGGCAGGTACATTTGCCGGCTTTACAAAGTATGATGAGAGCCGGCAGAAAGAGACGCCAGACTGGCAACAAATAATCAAGGCGGAAACGGCTGGTTATGAAAAAGAATTACAAGAAGATACGGGCATGTCAAAAGATCGTAAGGAATACTTACAGGGACAAATAAAAGTAAATGATTATCGACTTGAGCATAATGTACCTATTGATACAAAAACAAACATGCTGTCTTTTATCGAAGGAAACAGTGATCTATTAAGCTTTGCAGGATTATTTATGATTATCATTGCAGGAGGAATTGTTGCAAGTGAATACACATGGGGAACAGTGAAGCTATTGCTGATCCGCCCAATCAGCCGCACAAAAATTTTGTTTTCTAAATACTTGGCAGTTGTGCTGTTCGGTTTATTTATGATATCCGTGCTCTTTCTTGTATCTGCGCTGATTGGCGCTGTCTTGTTTGGCACTTCCGGAGAATCTGCCCACCTGGCCTACGAAGGCGGGAAAGTCGTTGAACAAAGCATGTTCCTTTACTTGTTGAAAGTGTATGTATTAAAGTCCGTCGATGTGTTTATGCTTGCCACCATGGCGTTTATGATTTCAGCCGTATTCCGCAGCAGCTCGCTTGCTATCGGCATGTCTTTATTCCTGTTGTTTGTCGGCATGAATGTGACAATGATTATTGCGATGAAATATGAATGGGCCAAATATTTACTGTTTGCCAATACAAATTTAATGCAATTTGAAAGTGGGCAGCCGCTCGTGGAAGGCATGACGCCTGGTTTTTCACTAGCTGTGCTTGCCGTGTATTATATCCTCTTTCAGTTGTTGGCATTTACCACATTTGCAAAGCGGGATGTCGCTGCTTAA
- a CDS encoding ABC transporter ATP-binding protein, whose amino-acid sequence MTALVELKNVSKIIKGKKIIDSLSFTIQGGEVFGFLGPNGAGKTTTIRMIVGLMKLTEGDIVICGHSIQKDFEKAVSHIGAIVENPEMYKFLSGYQNLQQYARMQKGITKERIDEVIELVGLSDRIHDKVKTYSLGMRQRLGIAQSLLHKPKILILDEPTNGLDPAGIKEIRQYIRDLAEKEGMAVIVSSHLLSEMEMMCDRIGIIQKGRLINVQSVHDWVDDGREIYSIEVNHVETAAKLLSASFQGAQIKISESCLSIEANKEQIPEVISLLVSKNIKVYEAKQLSKTLEERFLEITEKQGAVS is encoded by the coding sequence ATGACTGCATTAGTAGAATTAAAAAACGTTTCCAAAATCATTAAGGGGAAAAAAATCATTGATTCATTAAGTTTCACAATACAGGGAGGGGAAGTATTTGGTTTTCTCGGTCCGAATGGAGCCGGCAAAACAACAACTATTCGGATGATTGTTGGGCTGATGAAATTGACAGAAGGAGACATTGTCATTTGTGGGCACAGCATTCAAAAAGACTTTGAGAAAGCTGTGAGCCATATTGGGGCTATCGTGGAAAACCCTGAAATGTATAAGTTTTTAAGCGGCTATCAAAACTTGCAACAATATGCCCGCATGCAAAAAGGGATAACGAAAGAAAGAATCGACGAAGTCATTGAGCTTGTCGGGCTCAGTGACCGCATCCATGACAAAGTAAAAACATATTCGCTCGGCATGCGTCAGCGTCTTGGTATTGCCCAATCTCTTCTCCACAAACCAAAAATTCTCATTCTGGATGAGCCGACAAATGGACTTGACCCTGCTGGTATAAAAGAGATTCGCCAGTATATCCGTGATTTAGCAGAGAAAGAAGGAATGGCGGTTATCGTATCAAGCCACTTGTTGTCAGAAATGGAGATGATGTGTGACAGGATTGGTATTATCCAAAAGGGGCGCTTAATTAATGTCCAATCAGTCCATGACTGGGTAGATGACGGACGTGAAATTTACTCAATAGAAGTAAATCATGTAGAAACAGCAGCTAAATTACTATCCGCTTCCTTCCAAGGCGCCCAAATAAAAATATCGGAAAGCTGTTTATCCATTGAAGCAAACAAAGAACAAATTCCAGAAGTGATTAGTCTGCTTGTTTCAAAGAATATAAAGGTATATGAAGCCAAGCAACTGTCTAAAACACTGGAAGAAAGGTTCTTAGAAATAACAGAAAAGCAAGGGGCGGTGAGCTAA
- a CDS encoding ABC transporter ATP-binding protein, with protein sequence MIELRNVTKEYGKRKALDDINLQFEKGKIYGILGPNGSGKSTMMKMAAGLVFPTKGEVMINGREVDRYIAQDVAYLASEGMIYPGLTVEQMIQFFASQYNDFSMNKAEELIQFMQLERHQKVKKLSKGQQGRLKLLLVLSREAPVLLLDEPFLGLDPMVRDTIVKGLVSFIDFGEQTVIITTHEITEIEPVLEEAVILDEGKVRARCHVEELREEEGLSVLQWLKKNYQ encoded by the coding sequence ATGATTGAATTGCGAAATGTCACGAAAGAGTACGGTAAGAGAAAAGCTTTGGATGACATTAACCTTCAGTTTGAGAAAGGGAAAATATATGGCATTCTAGGGCCAAATGGCAGTGGAAAATCAACGATGATGAAAATGGCGGCAGGTCTCGTATTTCCTACAAAAGGCGAGGTAATGATTAACGGGCGGGAGGTAGATCGTTACATTGCTCAAGATGTAGCTTATCTTGCGAGTGAAGGAATGATTTATCCGGGACTGACCGTGGAACAAATGATTCAGTTTTTTGCTTCTCAATATAACGATTTCTCAATGAATAAAGCGGAAGAACTGATTCAGTTTATGCAGCTTGAGCGTCATCAAAAAGTGAAAAAACTGTCAAAAGGCCAGCAGGGACGGCTGAAGCTGCTGCTTGTTCTTTCACGTGAGGCTCCAGTCCTTTTATTGGATGAACCTTTTTTAGGGCTTGATCCGATGGTAAGAGACACGATCGTAAAAGGACTCGTTTCTTTTATTGATTTTGGTGAACAGACGGTTATTATCACTACTCATGAAATTACAGAGATTGAGCCAGTTTTGGAAGAAGCAGTTATTTTAGATGAGGGAAAAGTGCGTGCCCGCTGCCACGTAGAGGAGCTTCGGGAAGAAGAAGGGCTGTCAGTATTGCAATGGCTGAAAAAGAATTACCAATAG
- a CDS encoding GntR family transcriptional regulator translates to MTEEFKTSKPIYRQIADRIIQQFVRGEVSPGEKLPSVREMAIQSGVNPNTIQRTYGELERMGVVETRRGQGTFMTEQSEMKRQLRVEIQREMIETFIQNMRGIGVEDGEIAEAVEQFLSGKGTAGND, encoded by the coding sequence ATGACAGAAGAATTCAAAACATCGAAACCGATCTATCGGCAAATTGCTGACCGGATCATTCAGCAATTTGTCCGTGGCGAGGTCAGCCCGGGTGAGAAGCTGCCATCTGTAAGAGAGATGGCTATTCAGTCGGGTGTTAATCCAAATACAATACAACGAACATATGGAGAGTTGGAACGCATGGGCGTAGTAGAAACGAGGAGAGGGCAGGGAACGTTTATGACTGAACAAAGCGAGATGAAAAGGCAGCTAAGAGTAGAGATTCAGCGGGAGATGATCGAAACTTTTATACAGAATATGCGAGGGATTGGTGTAGAAGACGGCGAGATCGCAGAAGCAGTGGAACAATTTTTATCGGGAAAGGGGACAGCCGGCAATGATTGA